Proteins found in one Alicyclobacillus cycloheptanicus genomic segment:
- a CDS encoding DUF3388 domain-containing protein produces MSNGYPPNESQAESSEFYFQYRIRNNRTGLLGDIASLLGMLGFNITKLANVSDESRGFLLQTQQPDSAGLLRTIVDSLQDVEVVALRKPTLRDRIALRHGKYVERADEEMRTYRFVRDELGVLVDFVGELLKRPGRQVIGMRGQPRVGKTESIVAASVYANKRWTFVSSTLLRQTMLKELPDEQFFSDRFVYIIDGAVTALRGGEDHWRVVDDVLGMPAPIVIEHPDIFVKHTRYDWSLFDMVVELRREPNEVIQYEAYEEEAARWHE; encoded by the coding sequence ATGTCGAATGGGTATCCACCAAACGAGTCCCAAGCGGAGTCGTCGGAGTTCTACTTTCAATACCGGATTCGCAACAACCGGACGGGACTGCTCGGCGATATTGCGTCCCTTTTGGGGATGCTGGGTTTTAACATTACGAAGTTGGCCAACGTCTCGGATGAGAGCCGTGGCTTTTTGCTGCAGACGCAGCAGCCGGACAGCGCTGGGTTGCTGCGGACGATTGTGGACAGCCTGCAGGACGTCGAAGTCGTGGCGCTGCGAAAACCCACGCTGCGTGACCGCATCGCGCTTCGCCACGGCAAGTACGTGGAGCGCGCGGATGAAGAGATGCGCACCTACCGATTTGTCCGCGACGAACTGGGGGTGCTGGTGGACTTCGTCGGCGAACTGCTGAAGCGCCCCGGCCGCCAGGTGATTGGCATGCGGGGGCAGCCGCGGGTCGGGAAGACGGAATCGATTGTCGCAGCGAGTGTGTACGCCAACAAGCGCTGGACGTTTGTATCCTCGACACTGCTGCGGCAGACGATGCTCAAAGAGCTGCCGGATGAGCAATTTTTCTCCGACCGTTTCGTCTATATCATTGACGGGGCCGTCACGGCGCTGCGCGGCGGGGAAGACCACTGGCGGGTGGTCGATGATGTGCTCGGGATGCCGGCGCCCATCGTGATCGAACACCCTGACATCTTTGTGAAACACACTCGCTACGACTGGTCGTTGTTCGATATGGTCGTGGAGCTGCGCAGGGAACCGAACGAAGTGATTCAGTACGAGGCGTATGAGGAAGAAGCGGCTCGTTGGCATGAATGA
- a CDS encoding FtsK/SpoIIIE family DNA translocase, producing the protein MGKKQHREQVIRYELTGLFTLTLAALALGRLGVVGRYIDVAFIYLAGSWSFLVPIFIGYAAIYMMVQRSTFPWTNRHMGLLVLFITWLTGMEFDLFQHVSDLQATSLFQATWVAIREMSDQVLEVPGGVTPPYGAGGGLVGFLFFSVFHYLFSTLGTFIVLGVGVLIGGALVTQRSLVSGVQRGTRWMERRLDALWDGSKQYVSLLFGPERKHAAEADEAAAEKPARRSRRKPELIVDGEVVSASDAASPEAERTPVVHDFAARLRAKHPNETIVVQQPSADASSADEAVMEQRGNRIVMRYPDTKPSAKGEPKQGAAPAYTVGVPVRDDHYQLPPIRMFALPDVPKGGFNHRDAQENARKLEATLESFGVQAKVLEISRGPTVTRYEIQPAVGVKVSKIVSLTDDIALALAARDIRIEAPIPGKAAIGIEVPNPEVAIVTLREVLESPEFQQEDSKLAIALGRDISGAAIVGNLQKMPHLLVAGATGSGKSVCINGIIASILVKAKPHEVKLLMIDPKMVELSGYNGIPHLLAPVVTDPRKAAFALKKIIQEMESRYQSFADRGARDIERYNQLMRAEGLEPLPYIVVIVDELADLMMVAPGDVEDAICRIAQMARAAGIHLIVATQRPSVDVITGVIKANIPSRIAFAVSSMADSRTILDGGGAEKLLGRGDMLYLPVGASKPIRVQGAFVSEREIEQLVKFVKEQQNAVYTVDLNHEEEPSGNSDGPELDELFVDAMDLVIESGQASVSMIQRRFRVGYSRAARIIDQMEQRGFIGGFEGSKPREVLITADQWHMIRSSLRETGS; encoded by the coding sequence ATGGGCAAGAAACAACATCGTGAGCAAGTCATTCGATATGAACTCACCGGCCTTTTCACGTTGACGCTGGCTGCGTTGGCGTTGGGAAGGCTTGGTGTCGTTGGGCGATACATCGACGTGGCCTTTATCTACCTGGCTGGTTCATGGAGTTTTCTGGTGCCGATTTTCATCGGCTATGCAGCGATTTACATGATGGTTCAGCGTTCGACTTTTCCGTGGACCAACCGGCACATGGGCTTGTTGGTGCTGTTCATCACCTGGTTGACGGGCATGGAGTTTGACTTGTTTCAGCACGTTTCAGACTTGCAGGCCACCTCTCTGTTTCAGGCCACGTGGGTCGCGATTCGCGAAATGAGCGACCAGGTGCTGGAGGTGCCGGGGGGCGTCACCCCGCCGTACGGCGCTGGCGGCGGACTGGTCGGATTCTTGTTCTTCTCGGTATTTCATTATCTCTTTTCGACCCTCGGGACGTTCATTGTACTCGGCGTGGGGGTGCTGATTGGCGGCGCCTTGGTCACCCAGCGTTCGCTGGTCAGCGGCGTTCAGCGCGGGACACGGTGGATGGAACGCCGTCTGGACGCGTTGTGGGATGGCAGTAAGCAATATGTCTCGTTGTTGTTTGGCCCGGAACGGAAGCACGCTGCGGAGGCGGACGAGGCGGCGGCAGAAAAGCCTGCGCGCCGGTCGCGCCGAAAACCGGAACTGATTGTGGACGGAGAAGTCGTGTCCGCTTCCGATGCAGCTTCCCCGGAAGCGGAACGCACGCCTGTGGTCCACGATTTTGCCGCACGGCTGCGCGCGAAGCATCCGAACGAGACGATTGTCGTGCAGCAACCGTCCGCGGACGCGTCCAGCGCGGACGAAGCCGTGATGGAGCAGCGGGGCAACCGCATTGTCATGCGCTACCCGGACACAAAGCCGTCCGCCAAAGGCGAGCCCAAGCAAGGTGCTGCCCCCGCGTACACGGTGGGGGTTCCGGTGCGGGACGACCACTACCAACTGCCGCCCATTCGCATGTTCGCGCTGCCGGATGTTCCCAAAGGCGGCTTTAATCATCGGGATGCGCAGGAAAACGCGCGCAAGCTGGAGGCCACACTGGAAAGTTTCGGCGTTCAGGCGAAGGTGCTTGAAATCAGCCGGGGCCCGACGGTGACGCGCTATGAAATTCAGCCGGCGGTCGGTGTGAAGGTCTCCAAAATTGTGAGCCTCACCGACGATATTGCGCTGGCGCTGGCCGCGCGGGACATCCGAATTGAGGCACCGATTCCAGGCAAAGCCGCCATCGGCATCGAGGTGCCAAACCCGGAAGTCGCCATCGTCACGCTGCGCGAGGTGCTGGAGTCGCCCGAGTTTCAACAGGAAGACAGCAAACTCGCCATCGCGCTCGGCAGAGACATTTCCGGTGCTGCGATCGTCGGCAATTTGCAAAAGATGCCCCATTTGCTGGTCGCTGGGGCAACAGGGTCCGGGAAGAGTGTCTGTATCAACGGCATCATTGCGTCGATTCTCGTAAAGGCGAAGCCGCATGAAGTCAAGCTGCTGATGATCGACCCGAAGATGGTCGAGTTGAGCGGGTACAACGGCATCCCGCACCTGCTTGCACCCGTCGTGACGGACCCGCGCAAGGCCGCCTTCGCCTTGAAGAAAATCATTCAGGAGATGGAGAGCCGTTACCAGTCGTTTGCCGACCGCGGTGCGCGCGACATTGAGCGCTACAACCAGCTGATGCGGGCCGAAGGCCTGGAGCCGCTGCCGTACATCGTGGTCATCGTGGACGAGTTGGCCGACCTCATGATGGTCGCGCCCGGAGACGTCGAGGACGCCATTTGCCGCATCGCGCAAATGGCGCGCGCAGCCGGGATCCACTTGATTGTCGCCACGCAGCGGCCGTCCGTGGACGTGATTACGGGCGTGATTAAGGCGAATATCCCGAGCCGCATCGCGTTCGCGGTCTCGTCCATGGCCGACTCGCGCACCATTTTGGATGGCGGCGGCGCAGAAAAGCTGCTCGGCCGCGGCGACATGCTGTATTTGCCGGTGGGGGCCTCCAAGCCGATTCGGGTACAGGGTGCCTTTGTTTCTGAGCGGGAAATCGAACAGTTGGTGAAGTTCGTCAAGGAGCAGCAGAACGCGGTGTACACGGTCGACCTCAATCACGAGGAAGAACCGTCCGGCAACAGCGATGGGCCGGAGTTGGATGAATTATTCGTGGATGCGATGGATTTGGTGATTGAGAGCGGGCAGGCGTCCGTGTCCATGATTCAGCGCCGTTTTCGGGTTGGGTATTCGCGGGCGGCACGCATCATCGACCAAATGGAACAAAGAGGTTTTATCGGCGGGTTTGAAGGCAGCAAGCCGCGGGAAGTGCTCATCACGGCGGACCAGTGGCACATGATTCGCAGCTCGCTTCGGGAAACGGGTTCGTGA
- a CDS encoding YlzJ-like family protein, translating into MSILWSVLAPEEIWAGYGEVRTPPQEIQYGGVTMLVTPLGDGTGRVERLISPNPADYLRRGYQPGTRIQMPLNNDVPTRPVG; encoded by the coding sequence GTGAGCATCTTGTGGTCGGTGTTGGCACCAGAGGAAATATGGGCGGGGTATGGCGAAGTTCGAACCCCGCCGCAAGAGATTCAATACGGCGGGGTCACGATGCTGGTCACGCCGCTTGGCGACGGAACCGGGCGGGTCGAACGGCTCATCAGCCCGAATCCAGCGGATTATCTGCGGCGCGGTTATCAGCCGGGCACACGGATTCAAATGCCGCTGAACAACGACGTGCCGACCCGCCCCGTTGGATGA
- a CDS encoding ClpP family protease — protein sequence MQEEGGIVAGVEALGQTNPVGAESNIYCLPIIGQVEGHVVLPPQNKTTKYEHVIPQLVAVEQNDNVEGLLIILNTVGGDVEAGLAIAEMVASLNKPTVSLVLGGGHSIGVPIAVSADYSFIAETASMTIHPIRLTGMVIGVPQSFEYMEKMQERVTRFVVEHSQVSETVFRELLLNTGEMARDIGTTVVGRDAVRYGLIHEVGGIGHATAKLKQLIAARKQQVQLEGTPQ from the coding sequence ATGCAGGAAGAAGGCGGTATCGTAGCCGGGGTCGAGGCACTCGGGCAAACCAATCCGGTTGGCGCCGAATCGAACATTTACTGCCTTCCCATCATCGGGCAGGTAGAAGGGCACGTAGTGCTGCCGCCCCAGAACAAAACCACAAAATATGAGCACGTCATCCCGCAGCTGGTGGCGGTCGAGCAGAACGACAACGTAGAGGGTTTGCTCATCATTCTCAACACCGTGGGGGGAGACGTCGAAGCGGGATTGGCGATCGCGGAAATGGTCGCGAGCCTGAACAAGCCAACCGTTTCGCTGGTGCTCGGCGGCGGGCATTCCATCGGCGTTCCCATCGCCGTTTCGGCGGACTATTCGTTCATTGCGGAAACGGCGTCGATGACCATTCATCCCATCCGGCTGACCGGTATGGTCATTGGCGTGCCGCAGTCTTTTGAATATATGGAGAAGATGCAGGAGCGCGTTACGAGGTTCGTGGTCGAACACTCCCAGGTCAGTGAAACAGTGTTTCGGGAGTTGTTGCTCAATACGGGCGAGATGGCGCGCGACATCGGCACGACCGTGGTCGGCCGGGACGCGGTACGCTACGGGCTCATTCACGAGGTTGGCGGCATCGGCCATGCGACGGCAAAGCTGAAGCAGCTGATTGCGGCTCGCAAACAACAGGTGCAATTGGAGGGGACCCCGCAGTGA
- a CDS encoding ribonuclease J: MTAYMYGNDIIVVDAGLKFPEEEMLGIDAVIPDITFLTDNRDKVRGIFLTHGHEDHIGGLPYVLKSLNVPVYGTRLTLGLVENKLREHGLLDTAKLNRIDGDTVIQAGAFQVSFFYVNHSIPDTGGFAIDTPEGLVVHTGDFKFDHTPVDGRKADVQKLASYGARGVLALLSDSTNAERSGFTPSERTVGDAIDEIVAKTQGRIILATFASNIHRVQQVIAAAEKHGRKVAVVGRSMVNNIQISTQLGYLDVNPGTLVDVDDIGKMDPDKILILCTGSQGEPMSALTRMARSAHRKVEILPGDTVVFSSNPIPGNEKYVARTIDQLFRIGANVIYKGVHVSGHGSQEELKLMLNLIRPKYFLPVHGEFRMQRLHAELADATGVDPENIFILDNGDVVEIEAGDARLGGKIPSGTVMIDGLGVGDVGNIVLRDRKLLSQDGILVVVVTLSKTSGSILSGPDIISRGFVYVRESEALLDEANKLVESTLTRMVSDNINEWSSLKTAVRDALGRYLFEQTRRRPMILPIIMEA; the protein is encoded by the coding sequence ATGACAGCGTACATGTACGGGAACGACATCATCGTCGTCGATGCAGGACTTAAATTTCCGGAAGAGGAGATGCTCGGCATTGATGCCGTGATTCCGGACATTACATTTTTGACAGACAACCGGGACAAGGTACGGGGCATCTTTTTGACGCACGGTCATGAAGACCACATTGGCGGACTGCCTTATGTCTTGAAAAGCTTGAATGTGCCGGTATACGGGACACGCCTTACCTTGGGGCTGGTCGAAAACAAACTCCGCGAACATGGCTTGCTGGATACAGCCAAGTTGAATCGAATTGACGGTGATACGGTCATCCAGGCGGGAGCCTTTCAGGTATCATTCTTCTACGTCAATCACAGCATTCCGGATACAGGCGGCTTTGCCATCGATACGCCGGAGGGACTCGTGGTGCACACCGGTGACTTCAAGTTTGACCACACGCCGGTCGATGGCCGGAAGGCGGATGTCCAAAAGCTCGCGAGTTACGGCGCCAGAGGTGTTTTGGCCTTGCTGTCGGACAGTACGAACGCCGAACGGTCAGGGTTTACGCCGTCGGAACGCACCGTCGGAGATGCAATTGATGAAATTGTCGCAAAGACGCAGGGGCGAATCATTCTGGCGACGTTTGCTTCCAACATTCATCGGGTGCAGCAGGTCATTGCCGCTGCCGAGAAGCACGGCCGCAAGGTTGCGGTGGTGGGGCGCAGCATGGTCAACAACATTCAAATTTCCACCCAGCTGGGTTACCTGGATGTCAATCCGGGGACGCTTGTCGACGTGGACGACATCGGCAAGATGGATCCCGACAAAATTCTGATTCTCTGCACGGGTAGTCAGGGAGAGCCGATGTCGGCGCTGACCCGGATGGCGCGTTCGGCCCACCGCAAGGTCGAGATCCTGCCCGGAGACACGGTCGTCTTCTCCAGTAACCCGATTCCCGGCAACGAAAAATATGTAGCCCGTACCATCGACCAGTTGTTCCGCATCGGCGCGAATGTCATTTACAAAGGCGTGCACGTATCCGGACACGGCAGTCAGGAAGAATTGAAACTCATGTTGAACCTGATTCGCCCGAAATACTTCCTGCCGGTGCACGGTGAGTTTCGCATGCAGCGTCTGCACGCAGAGCTGGCGGACGCCACCGGTGTCGACCCGGAGAACATTTTCATTCTCGACAACGGGGACGTGGTGGAAATCGAAGCCGGCGATGCGCGGCTGGGCGGCAAGATTCCGTCTGGCACCGTGATGATTGACGGCCTTGGCGTCGGCGATGTCGGTAACATTGTGCTTCGCGATCGCAAACTGTTGTCCCAGGATGGCATTTTGGTGGTGGTCGTTACCTTGTCCAAAACCAGCGGATCCATCCTGTCCGGCCCGGACATCATTTCCCGCGGGTTTGTCTACGTGCGCGAATCTGAGGCCCTGCTGGACGAAGCCAACAAACTGGTGGAAAGCACCCTCACGCGAATGGTTTCCGACAACATCAACGAGTGGTCCTCTCTGAAGACGGCGGTTCGCGACGCGCTGGGCCGATATCTGTTCGAACAGACGCGGCGGCGTCCAATGATTCTGCCGATCATCATGGAGGCGTAG
- the dapA gene encoding 4-hydroxy-tetrahydrodipicolinate synthase, whose translation MDFGRLMTALVTPFTPDGHLDVDGLKALVDHCIDTGTTAIVACGTTGESPTLTHDEKLEVFRTVLRAANGRVPVIAGTSGNDTAASIALSREAEALGVQGLLLVAPYYNRPTQDGLYAHFRAIADAVSIPVILYNIPGRCGVNIDASTVIRLAQVPNIVGVKEASGDFGQIARIAAEKPDDFFLYSGDDKFTLPVMSLGGYGVVSVAAHLVGEEMTQMIDAFVSGNVRAAADWNGRLLPFFELLFKVSSPAPLKAALQLVGLPAGDVRLPLVPAPSAVVEALEAELVRLGKR comes from the coding sequence GTGGACTTTGGAAGATTAATGACAGCATTGGTAACACCGTTCACCCCGGATGGTCATCTGGATGTGGACGGTCTGAAGGCGTTGGTTGATCACTGTATCGACACTGGTACGACGGCGATTGTCGCCTGCGGCACGACTGGGGAATCGCCGACACTGACACACGACGAAAAGCTGGAAGTGTTCCGCACGGTACTGCGTGCGGCAAACGGGCGCGTGCCTGTCATTGCGGGCACCAGCGGGAACGACACAGCCGCGTCCATCGCGCTGTCCCGTGAGGCGGAGGCCCTGGGGGTGCAGGGACTGCTGCTGGTTGCGCCGTATTACAACCGGCCGACTCAGGATGGGTTGTATGCACACTTCAGGGCCATCGCGGACGCGGTGTCCATCCCCGTGATCCTCTACAATATTCCTGGCCGGTGCGGCGTGAACATCGACGCGAGCACGGTGATTCGCCTTGCACAGGTGCCGAACATCGTGGGCGTGAAGGAAGCGAGCGGCGACTTTGGCCAGATTGCCCGCATCGCGGCCGAAAAGCCCGACGATTTTTTCCTCTACAGCGGCGATGACAAGTTCACGCTGCCGGTCATGTCGCTCGGCGGCTACGGCGTGGTGAGTGTGGCGGCTCACTTGGTGGGCGAAGAAATGACCCAGATGATCGACGCGTTTGTCTCGGGCAACGTGCGAGCGGCGGCGGATTGGAATGGGCGTCTGCTGCCATTCTTTGAACTGCTGTTCAAGGTTTCGAGTCCGGCACCGTTGAAAGCGGCGCTGCAGCTCGTCGGACTGCCCGCGGGTGACGTGCGGCTGCCGCTGGTCCCGGCGCCGTCGGCGGTCGTGGAAGCGTTGGAAGCGGAACTGGTGCGGCTCGGCAAACGGTAA
- the dapG gene encoding aspartate kinase gives MKILVQKFGGTSVATRETRLKAVEHIEDALAKDFHVVVVVSAMGRRGDPYATDTLLNVVDASDPVAPRDLDILMSCGEAISAVVFASQLRSRGHQVTVLSGGQAGIRTNAQHGNARILEIRPKRILDALQEGHIVVVMGFQGESPEGDITTLGRGGSDTTATALGVALNAEYVDIFTDVEGIMTADPRIVEDARMIHRVTYTEICNLAYQGAKVIHPRAVEIAMQKNIPIRVRSTQSKDEGTLVTNAWTVLESSVLQDRYVTGVTQTANITQIQVEGEGVGRLNIFDLMAEHGISVDFISVSPDRIAYTVADADADRAVSLLREQGLEPRIRPDCAKVSVVGTYTGMPGIMARIVEALSSEGISILQSADSHNTIWCLVRRSEMEAAVRALHSKFGLGEANRD, from the coding sequence TTGAAAATTTTGGTACAAAAGTTCGGTGGGACTTCCGTCGCGACGCGAGAAACGCGCCTGAAGGCCGTTGAACATATAGAAGATGCATTGGCCAAGGACTTCCACGTGGTCGTGGTCGTATCTGCGATGGGGCGGCGCGGCGATCCGTACGCGACGGATACCTTGTTGAATGTGGTCGATGCGTCCGATCCGGTCGCGCCCCGCGACCTTGACATCCTCATGTCTTGCGGAGAGGCCATCTCCGCGGTGGTGTTCGCCAGTCAGCTGCGGTCCCGCGGTCACCAGGTGACGGTGCTGAGCGGCGGCCAGGCGGGCATTCGAACCAATGCGCAGCATGGGAATGCGCGCATCCTGGAGATTCGCCCGAAGCGGATTTTGGACGCCCTTCAGGAAGGGCATATTGTCGTCGTGATGGGATTTCAGGGTGAAAGCCCGGAAGGGGACATCACGACACTCGGGCGCGGGGGCAGTGACACAACCGCCACGGCACTGGGCGTTGCTCTCAATGCGGAGTACGTGGACATTTTTACGGATGTCGAGGGCATCATGACGGCAGACCCGCGGATTGTCGAGGACGCGAGAATGATTCACCGCGTGACCTACACCGAGATCTGCAACCTGGCGTACCAGGGTGCCAAAGTCATTCATCCACGGGCGGTCGAGATCGCGATGCAAAAGAATATCCCGATTCGGGTGCGCAGCACCCAGTCAAAGGACGAAGGCACACTGGTGACGAATGCCTGGACGGTCCTGGAGAGCAGTGTCTTGCAGGACCGCTATGTCACGGGCGTGACGCAGACCGCCAACATCACGCAGATTCAGGTGGAGGGCGAAGGCGTCGGCCGCCTGAACATCTTTGATCTCATGGCGGAACACGGCATCAGTGTAGACTTTATTTCGGTATCGCCAGACAGAATTGCTTACACAGTGGCAGACGCCGATGCCGATCGCGCGGTTTCGCTCCTTCGCGAGCAGGGCTTGGAACCGCGCATACGACCCGATTGCGCGAAAGTATCCGTCGTCGGTACCTACACCGGCATGCCTGGCATCATGGCGCGCATTGTCGAGGCCCTGTCCAGCGAAGGCATCAGCATTCTGCAGTCGGCGGACTCGCACAACACCATCTGGTGTCTGGTTCGCCGGTCGGAAATGGAAGCGGCTGTTCGTGCGCTGCACAGCAAGTTTGGCCTCGGTGAGGCGAACCGGGACTGA
- the asd gene encoding aspartate-semialdehyde dehydrogenase gives MTRLKAAIVGATGMAGQQFVLALSGHPLFEVVQMVTSRDKRTYLEALLESDGSSRWTLSADVPDDMKDIPVVSSENFRPEAVDVIFTAVESDLAKELEPRFAATTPTFSTASAFRYEDDTPLMIPGVNDHHAELLRVQQARRGWKGFVLPIPNCTVTGLAITLQPLQEHFGIERVLMVSMQAVSGAGRSPGVRTLDSLDNIIPYIPKEEDKVKRELRKILGTRGDGAIVPSDIDINCICTRAAVLDGHTEAVFAGFRRQASVEEVKAVLRSHQPFKGRSLHSAAEEWIHVHDDPFRPQVRLDRDRGDGMTTSVGRLEADEVLGGVKYMLVSHNTKMGAGKGAVLLAECVAEQGLI, from the coding sequence ATGACTCGATTGAAGGCGGCAATCGTCGGTGCAACCGGAATGGCGGGGCAGCAGTTCGTCTTGGCGCTGTCCGGCCACCCGCTCTTTGAAGTTGTACAGATGGTTACCTCTCGAGATAAACGGACGTATCTGGAAGCCTTGCTAGAGTCGGATGGCTCTTCGCGCTGGACCCTGTCCGCGGATGTCCCGGACGACATGAAGGACATCCCGGTTGTGTCTTCGGAAAACTTCCGGCCCGAGGCTGTCGATGTTATTTTTACAGCCGTCGAGTCCGACCTTGCGAAGGAATTGGAACCTCGCTTTGCGGCGACGACACCGACATTCTCGACGGCGTCCGCGTTCCGTTACGAGGACGATACGCCCCTGATGATTCCCGGGGTGAACGACCACCACGCCGAGTTGCTGCGTGTGCAGCAGGCGCGCCGGGGGTGGAAAGGTTTTGTGCTGCCCATTCCCAACTGTACGGTGACAGGGCTGGCCATCACACTGCAGCCGCTGCAGGAACACTTCGGCATCGAGCGGGTGCTGATGGTTTCGATGCAGGCCGTGAGCGGTGCGGGACGAAGCCCGGGGGTTCGCACGCTCGATAGTCTCGACAATATTATTCCTTACATTCCGAAGGAAGAAGATAAGGTGAAGCGGGAGCTGCGCAAGATTCTCGGCACCCGGGGAGACGGCGCGATTGTCCCGTCTGACATTGACATCAACTGTATTTGTACGCGGGCGGCCGTGCTCGACGGACACACGGAGGCTGTGTTTGCCGGATTTCGGCGGCAGGCCAGTGTGGAGGAAGTCAAAGCGGTGCTTCGTTCGCATCAACCCTTCAAGGGTCGCAGCTTGCATTCCGCCGCAGAAGAGTGGATTCATGTCCATGACGATCCGTTCCGGCCGCAGGTCCGGCTCGATCGCGACCGCGGAGACGGCATGACCACCTCGGTGGGACGGCTGGAGGCTGACGAGGTCCTCGGCGGTGTAAAGTACATGCTGGTATCCCACAACACCAAGATGGGCGCAGGAAAAGGGGCCGTGCTGCTGGCAGAGTGCGTTGCAGAGCAGGGACTGATTTGA
- a CDS encoding dipicolinate synthase subunit B has protein sequence MELKGKTIGFAVTGSHCTYEEVYPEIQRLVEMGVDVVPIFSNTVLSVSTRFGEAGEWAKKIEEVTGHEAITTIPEAEPLGPSKRLDCLVIAPCTGNSLSRLANAATDSPVLMAAKSTMRNDRPVVLAISTNDGLGLNLYNIAKLINMKNIFFVPFGQDAPHVKMNSLVSAMHYIPETCAAALEKRQLQPVLIERWREPRA, from the coding sequence ATGGAACTGAAGGGGAAAACGATTGGCTTTGCAGTGACAGGTTCGCATTGTACGTATGAGGAAGTCTATCCGGAAATCCAGCGCCTTGTCGAGATGGGCGTTGACGTCGTCCCGATTTTCTCGAACACGGTGTTGAGCGTCAGCACGCGTTTCGGCGAAGCAGGGGAGTGGGCCAAGAAAATTGAGGAAGTCACGGGTCACGAGGCGATCACGACAATCCCCGAAGCCGAGCCTCTTGGTCCCTCCAAGCGGCTGGACTGCCTGGTCATCGCGCCTTGCACGGGCAATTCCCTAAGCCGGCTCGCGAACGCTGCGACGGATTCGCCCGTGTTGATGGCTGCCAAGTCCACGATGCGCAACGACCGTCCCGTTGTCTTGGCCATCTCGACGAATGACGGGCTGGGATTGAATCTCTACAACATCGCGAAACTCATCAATATGAAAAATATTTTCTTTGTGCCATTCGGGCAGGACGCTCCGCATGTTAAAATGAACTCATTAGTTTCAGCGATGCACTACATCCCGGAGACTTGCGCAGCCGCACTGGAGAAGCGGCAGCTGCAGCCCGTTCTGATTGAGCGGTGGCGGGAACCCAGAGCGTAA
- the dpsA gene encoding dipicolinate synthase subunit DpsA, which produces MLTGRRLLFIGGDARMVEVIAQATELDASAALIGFDRLTRSFTDTVFADLSEEVFAQVDAVVLPIAGMDDSGVVESRFTDEPIVLTEAHFAAMRPGTLVFTGIARPWLTKLCDTCNLRLVRLMELDEVAILNSIPTAEGAIAMAMEHTSITIHGSRSAVLGFGRCGQTLARTLAALGAQVRVVARQGAQLARVREMALTPYPLSALEAAVADAEIVFNTIPHPVLTAAVLSRMRRDVVIIDIASKPGGTDFRYTERHHMKAILAPSLPGLVAPQTAGRIIADSVCRILAESSTGKEE; this is translated from the coding sequence ATGCTGACCGGTCGCAGGCTCCTGTTTATCGGGGGCGACGCCCGAATGGTCGAGGTGATTGCGCAGGCCACCGAGTTGGACGCGAGTGCCGCGTTAATCGGTTTTGACCGGCTCACGCGGTCGTTTACCGACACCGTGTTCGCGGATTTGTCAGAAGAAGTCTTCGCCCAAGTAGACGCAGTTGTGTTGCCAATCGCCGGCATGGATGACTCGGGTGTCGTCGAGAGTCGATTCACCGACGAGCCCATCGTGCTCACCGAAGCACACTTTGCGGCCATGCGGCCAGGGACGCTGGTGTTCACCGGGATCGCCAGGCCGTGGCTCACCAAGTTGTGCGACACCTGCAACTTGCGCCTTGTTCGCTTGATGGAACTGGATGAGGTGGCGATTTTGAACTCCATCCCGACTGCCGAAGGCGCCATCGCGATGGCGATGGAGCACACGTCCATCACGATTCACGGATCACGGTCGGCTGTGCTTGGTTTCGGCCGATGCGGGCAGACGCTTGCGAGAACGCTGGCCGCCTTGGGCGCGCAGGTTCGGGTCGTGGCAAGGCAGGGCGCACAGCTGGCGCGGGTGCGCGAAATGGCGTTAACCCCCTATCCACTGAGCGCGCTGGAGGCCGCGGTCGCGGACGCGGAAATTGTGTTCAATACGATTCCCCACCCAGTGCTGACCGCTGCAGTGCTGAGCCGGATGCGCCGTGATGTGGTCATCATTGACATCGCGTCGAAGCCGGGCGGGACGGATTTTCGGTACACAGAGCGGCACCACATGAAGGCTATTCTCGCGCCCAGCTTGCCGGGATTGGTTGCGCCGCAGACAGCGGGTCGAATCATCGCCGATTCCGTGTGCCGGATTCTTGCGGAGTCGTCGACGGGCAAGGAGGAATGA